The following proteins are encoded in a genomic region of Prionailurus viverrinus isolate Anna chromosome E3, UM_Priviv_1.0, whole genome shotgun sequence:
- the TMEM225B gene encoding transmembrane protein 225B isoform X2, producing MGRPVMLTLEDKDMKGFTWAIAPALTSLGYLLILLVSIFPFWVRLVSEESHEVFFSGLFENCFHIKCWKPRPLSGSAGLCPLSRVRCPAAAQPPLPHSVHHSRPRFPAVRGCPVFPHHLHPGVLCISAVSEDPEAQFGVSLHQLPHRLAKALPWEAPITWRRWNAHSGKIRLNCTQSITPRGPRLESANGTGASAFLALLLHALEIQNLRMKPSPPKFSVQWPYYVLGFAILLFIVAGAICLFQEAACLRCRLLPNSQSIQETQGVIHLENMESLGGDLSSIQKETLLKEETII from the exons ATGGGGCGTCCA GTGATGCTGACTTTGGAGGACAAGGACATGAAGGGGTTCACGTGGGCCATAGCCCCAGCCTTGACCTCCCTGGGCTACCTGCTTATACTGCTGGTCTCCATCTTTCCCTTCTGGGTGCGGCTTGTAAGCGAGGAGTCCCACGAAGTGTTTTTCAGTGGCCTGTTTGAGAACTGTTTCCATATCAAATGCTGGAAGCCTCGACCCTTATCAG GCTCTGCGGGGCTCTGTCCCTTGTCACGGGTCAGGTGTCCAGCTgcagcccagcctcccctcccccacagtgtACATCATTCTCGGCCGCGTTTTCCTGCTGTCCGCGGTTGTCCTGTCTTTCCTCACCACCTTCATCCTGGTGTCCTTTGCATCTCAGCTGTTTCCGAGGACCCGGAAGCACAATTTGGTGTCAGCCTTCATCAGCTTCCTCACAG GCTGGCCAAGGCCCTACCCTGGGAGGCTCCCATCACATGGAGGAGGTGGAACGCTCACAGTGGGAAAATCAGGTTGAATTGCACCCAAAGCATCACACCCAGAGGGCCCCGTCTGGAGTCAGCCAATGGCACAG GGGCCAGTGCCTTCCTGGCCTTGTTGCTGCATGCCCTGGAGATCCAGAATCTGAGGATGAAGCCCAGCCCCCCCAAGTTCTCGGTGCAGTGGCCTTACTACGTTCTGGGCTTTGCCATCCTTCTGTTCATAGTGGCTG GTGCCATCTGCCTCTTTCAAGAAGCAGCCTGCCTTCGCTGCCGTTTGTTGCCCAATTCCCAGAGTATCCAGGAGACCCAAGGGGTCATACACCTGGAGAATATGGAGAGTCTGGGAGGAGACCTGAGCTCAATACAAAAGGAGACACTGCTGAAGGAAGAAACAATTATCTAG
- the TMEM225B gene encoding transmembrane protein 225B isoform X1, translating into MGRPVMLTLEDKDMKGFTWAIAPALTSLGYLLILLVSIFPFWVRLVSEESHEVFFSGLFENCFHIKCWKPRPLSGSAGLCPLSRVRCPAAAQPPLPHSVHHSRPRFPAVRGCPVFPHHLHPGVLCISAVSEDPEAQFGVSLHQLPHRLAKALPWEAPITWRRWNAHSGKIRLNCTQSITPRGPRLESANGTGTEGASAFLALLLHALEIQNLRMKPSPPKFSVQWPYYVLGFAILLFIVAGAICLFQEAACLRCRLLPNSQSIQETQGVIHLENMESLGGDLSSIQKETLLKEETII; encoded by the exons ATGGGGCGTCCA GTGATGCTGACTTTGGAGGACAAGGACATGAAGGGGTTCACGTGGGCCATAGCCCCAGCCTTGACCTCCCTGGGCTACCTGCTTATACTGCTGGTCTCCATCTTTCCCTTCTGGGTGCGGCTTGTAAGCGAGGAGTCCCACGAAGTGTTTTTCAGTGGCCTGTTTGAGAACTGTTTCCATATCAAATGCTGGAAGCCTCGACCCTTATCAG GCTCTGCGGGGCTCTGTCCCTTGTCACGGGTCAGGTGTCCAGCTgcagcccagcctcccctcccccacagtgtACATCATTCTCGGCCGCGTTTTCCTGCTGTCCGCGGTTGTCCTGTCTTTCCTCACCACCTTCATCCTGGTGTCCTTTGCATCTCAGCTGTTTCCGAGGACCCGGAAGCACAATTTGGTGTCAGCCTTCATCAGCTTCCTCACAG GCTGGCCAAGGCCCTACCCTGGGAGGCTCCCATCACATGGAGGAGGTGGAACGCTCACAGTGGGAAAATCAGGTTGAATTGCACCCAAAGCATCACACCCAGAGGGCCCCGTCTGGAGTCAGCCAATGGCACAGGCACAGAGG GGGCCAGTGCCTTCCTGGCCTTGTTGCTGCATGCCCTGGAGATCCAGAATCTGAGGATGAAGCCCAGCCCCCCCAAGTTCTCGGTGCAGTGGCCTTACTACGTTCTGGGCTTTGCCATCCTTCTGTTCATAGTGGCTG GTGCCATCTGCCTCTTTCAAGAAGCAGCCTGCCTTCGCTGCCGTTTGTTGCCCAATTCCCAGAGTATCCAGGAGACCCAAGGGGTCATACACCTGGAGAATATGGAGAGTCTGGGAGGAGACCTGAGCTCAATACAAAAGGAGACACTGCTGAAGGAAGAAACAATTATCTAG
- the TMEM225B gene encoding transmembrane protein 225B isoform X4, with the protein MGRPVMLTLEDKDMKGFTWAIAPALTSLGYLLILLVSIFPFWVRLVSEESHEVFFSGLFENCFHIKCWKPRPLSVYIILGRVFLLSAVVLSFLTTFILVSFASQLFPRTRKHNLVSAFISFLTGASAFLALLLHALEIQNLRMKPSPPKFSVQWPYYVLGFAILLFIVAGAICLFQEAACLRCRLLPNSQSIQETQGVIHLENMESLGGDLSSIQKETLLKEETII; encoded by the exons ATGGGGCGTCCA GTGATGCTGACTTTGGAGGACAAGGACATGAAGGGGTTCACGTGGGCCATAGCCCCAGCCTTGACCTCCCTGGGCTACCTGCTTATACTGCTGGTCTCCATCTTTCCCTTCTGGGTGCGGCTTGTAAGCGAGGAGTCCCACGAAGTGTTTTTCAGTGGCCTGTTTGAGAACTGTTTCCATATCAAATGCTGGAAGCCTCGACCCTTATCAG tgtACATCATTCTCGGCCGCGTTTTCCTGCTGTCCGCGGTTGTCCTGTCTTTCCTCACCACCTTCATCCTGGTGTCCTTTGCATCTCAGCTGTTTCCGAGGACCCGGAAGCACAATTTGGTGTCAGCCTTCATCAGCTTCCTCACAG GGGCCAGTGCCTTCCTGGCCTTGTTGCTGCATGCCCTGGAGATCCAGAATCTGAGGATGAAGCCCAGCCCCCCCAAGTTCTCGGTGCAGTGGCCTTACTACGTTCTGGGCTTTGCCATCCTTCTGTTCATAGTGGCTG GTGCCATCTGCCTCTTTCAAGAAGCAGCCTGCCTTCGCTGCCGTTTGTTGCCCAATTCCCAGAGTATCCAGGAGACCCAAGGGGTCATACACCTGGAGAATATGGAGAGTCTGGGAGGAGACCTGAGCTCAATACAAAAGGAGACACTGCTGAAGGAAGAAACAATTATCTAG
- the TMEM225B gene encoding transmembrane protein 225B isoform X3, whose protein sequence is MLTLEDKDMKGFTWAIAPALTSLGYLLILLVSIFPFWVRLVSEESHEVFFSGLFENCFHIKCWKPRPLSGSAGLCPLSRVRCPAAAQPPLPHSVHHSRPRFPAVRGCPVFPHHLHPGVLCISAVSEDPEAQFGVSLHQLPHRLAKALPWEAPITWRRWNAHSGKIRLNCTQSITPRGPRLESANGTGTEGASAFLALLLHALEIQNLRMKPSPPKFSVQWPYYVLGFAILLFIVAGAICLFQEAACLRCRLLPNSQSIQETQGVIHLENMESLGGDLSSIQKETLLKEETII, encoded by the exons ATGCTGACTTTGGAGGACAAGGACATGAAGGGGTTCACGTGGGCCATAGCCCCAGCCTTGACCTCCCTGGGCTACCTGCTTATACTGCTGGTCTCCATCTTTCCCTTCTGGGTGCGGCTTGTAAGCGAGGAGTCCCACGAAGTGTTTTTCAGTGGCCTGTTTGAGAACTGTTTCCATATCAAATGCTGGAAGCCTCGACCCTTATCAG GCTCTGCGGGGCTCTGTCCCTTGTCACGGGTCAGGTGTCCAGCTgcagcccagcctcccctcccccacagtgtACATCATTCTCGGCCGCGTTTTCCTGCTGTCCGCGGTTGTCCTGTCTTTCCTCACCACCTTCATCCTGGTGTCCTTTGCATCTCAGCTGTTTCCGAGGACCCGGAAGCACAATTTGGTGTCAGCCTTCATCAGCTTCCTCACAG GCTGGCCAAGGCCCTACCCTGGGAGGCTCCCATCACATGGAGGAGGTGGAACGCTCACAGTGGGAAAATCAGGTTGAATTGCACCCAAAGCATCACACCCAGAGGGCCCCGTCTGGAGTCAGCCAATGGCACAGGCACAGAGG GGGCCAGTGCCTTCCTGGCCTTGTTGCTGCATGCCCTGGAGATCCAGAATCTGAGGATGAAGCCCAGCCCCCCCAAGTTCTCGGTGCAGTGGCCTTACTACGTTCTGGGCTTTGCCATCCTTCTGTTCATAGTGGCTG GTGCCATCTGCCTCTTTCAAGAAGCAGCCTGCCTTCGCTGCCGTTTGTTGCCCAATTCCCAGAGTATCCAGGAGACCCAAGGGGTCATACACCTGGAGAATATGGAGAGTCTGGGAGGAGACCTGAGCTCAATACAAAAGGAGACACTGCTGAAGGAAGAAACAATTATCTAG